GATGGCTTTCTTGCGCGCTTCTTCGGCACGGCGGCTGAAGAACCAGACCATGAAGGTCACGATCGATACCGCCAGCAGGATCAGACTGGCCACGGCGTTGATCTCAGGCTTCACACCCAGACGCACCGCCGAGAACACTTCCATCGGCAGGGTCGTCGAACCCGGCCCCGAGACGAAGCTCGCCAGCACCAGATCATCCAGCGACAGCGCGAACGACATCATGCCGCCCGCCGCCAGCGATGGCGCGATCATCGGGATGGTGATCAGGAAGAACACCTTCCACGGCCGCGCACCGAGGTCCATCGCCGCTTCTTCGATCGACAGGTCCAGCTCACGCAGGCGCGCCGACACCACCACCGCCACATACGCCGCACAGAACGTGGTGTGGGCGATCCAGATGGTGACGATGCCACGTTCCTGCGGCCAGCCGATCATCTGCGCCATGGCTACGAACAACAACAGCAGCGACAGACCGGTGATCACTTCCGGCATCACCAACGGCGCTGTCACCAGGCCGCCGAACAGCGTGCGGCCCTTGAAGCGGGTGATGCGGGTCAGTACGAACGCTGCCAGCGTCCCCAGCGCCACCGCGGCAACTGCGGTGTAGCAGGCGATTTCCAGCGAGCGCAGCACCGAGCCCATCAGTTGCGTGTTGTCGAGCAGGCCGACGTACCACTTGATCGACCAGCCGCCCCACACCGTCACCAGCTTCGAGGCGTTGAACGAGTAGATCACCAGGATCAGCATCGGCAGGTAGATAAACAGCAAACCCAGAACCAGCATCAGGCTGGA
This region of Pseudomonas sp. R84 genomic DNA includes:
- a CDS encoding ABC transporter permease subunit, encoding MKRFRFSSLMLVLGLLFIYLPMLILVIYSFNASKLVTVWGGWSIKWYVGLLDNTQLMGSVLRSLEIACYTAVAAVALGTLAAFVLTRITRFKGRTLFGGLVTAPLVMPEVITGLSLLLLFVAMAQMIGWPQERGIVTIWIAHTTFCAAYVAVVVSARLRELDLSIEEAAMDLGARPWKVFFLITIPMIAPSLAAGGMMSFALSLDDLVLASFVSGPGSTTLPMEVFSAVRLGVKPEINAVASLILLAVSIVTFMVWFFSRRAEEARKKAIQQAIEESAADSWKQPDVRRAPAPEAA